A stretch of Desulfobacterales bacterium DNA encodes these proteins:
- a CDS encoding 2-oxoacid:ferredoxin oxidoreductase subunit beta: MHHETHIVRQYLRHDKKFPHVWCPGCGNGIVLGALIRAIHHLDYAKDDIVLVSGIGCSSRMPAYVDFNTLHTVHGRALTFATGIKLARPLLKVIVVMGDGDAIAIGGNHFIHAARRNIDLTAIIVNNSIYGMTGGQSSPTTPYGMRSTTAPYTHIEHAFNISELAATAGAAFVSRGTVYHAQLLQGLIEKAIEKKGFSVVEVISQCHIQYGKLNQLGSHIDMLKWQKTHAIPIEKAADMPGDQIEGKFTIGVLVDRELPIYSREYEKTREKARGCSPESQ; the protein is encoded by the coding sequence ATGCACCATGAAACGCATATCGTCCGCCAATACCTGAGACATGATAAAAAATTTCCGCACGTCTGGTGCCCTGGCTGTGGGAACGGTATCGTGCTGGGGGCGTTGATTCGGGCCATTCACCACCTGGATTATGCAAAGGATGATATCGTACTGGTGTCCGGGATCGGATGCTCAAGCCGGATGCCGGCCTATGTGGATTTCAACACGCTGCATACCGTTCACGGGCGGGCCCTGACCTTTGCCACCGGTATTAAGCTTGCCCGGCCGTTGCTCAAGGTCATTGTCGTCATGGGAGACGGGGATGCGATCGCCATCGGCGGCAATCATTTCATTCATGCGGCCCGGCGGAATATCGATCTTACGGCCATTATCGTGAACAACAGCATTTACGGCATGACCGGCGGCCAGTCATCACCCACGACCCCTTACGGAATGCGCTCGACCACCGCGCCGTATACCCATATTGAACACGCCTTCAATATATCGGAACTGGCCGCCACGGCCGGTGCTGCCTTTGTGTCACGGGGCACGGTGTATCACGCGCAGCTGCTGCAGGGTCTGATTGAAAAAGCGATTGAAAAAAAAGGTTTTTCCGTGGTTGAGGTTATTTCCCAGTGCCATATCCAGTATGGAAAGCTCAATCAGCTCGGCTCCCATATCGATATGCTCAAATGGCAGAAGACCCATGCCATACCAATCGAAAAGGCGGCCGATATGCCAGGTGATCAGATAGAGGGAAAATTTACCATCGGCGTTCTGGTGGACCGGGAGCTTCCGATTTACAGCAGGGAATATGAAAAAACCAGAGAAAAAGCCAGGGGATGCAGTCCGGAAAGCCAATAA
- a CDS encoding 2-oxoacid:acceptor oxidoreductase subunit alpha — MLIHGNQAIVEGAIASGCRFFAGYPITPATEIAEIMAARLPGLDGTFIQMEDEIASIGAVVGASLAGVKAMTATSGPGFSLMQEIIGFSCMAEVPCVIVDVMRGGPSTGLPTFASQGDVMQARWGTHGDHPIIVLAVSSVQDCFDVTVTAFNFSEKYRTPVIILSDEVVAHTREIFCLPDAGAVSTVKRIKPTVPPEWYIPYENTPRGVPPMASFGDGYRYHVTGLVHDVRGYPTLQKDEITALHERLHRKIYQHFKEIQIVKEFNTEDADICLIAYGSVARSCLQAVKSARGKGIKVGLLQLVTLFPFPRNDVEKILRQSKAVIVPEMNLGQISREVKRVNTNLSKVVKLNRYDGSLITPDEILKKIREVA; from the coding sequence ATGCTGATTCATGGTAATCAGGCCATTGTGGAAGGGGCCATTGCTTCCGGATGCCGTTTTTTTGCCGGGTATCCGATTACCCCGGCCACCGAAATCGCCGAAATCATGGCGGCCCGTCTTCCAGGGCTGGATGGCACCTTTATACAGATGGAAGATGAAATCGCCAGCATCGGCGCGGTCGTAGGTGCATCTCTGGCCGGGGTGAAGGCCATGACGGCCACCAGTGGCCCGGGGTTTTCCCTGATGCAGGAAATTATCGGATTTTCCTGTATGGCTGAAGTGCCCTGTGTCATCGTCGATGTCATGAGAGGCGGGCCGAGTACGGGACTGCCGACATTTGCCTCCCAGGGCGATGTCATGCAGGCCAGATGGGGAACGCACGGGGATCATCCCATTATCGTTCTGGCGGTATCATCGGTTCAGGATTGTTTCGATGTGACGGTAACTGCCTTTAATTTTTCTGAAAAATACCGTACGCCGGTCATTATCCTGTCCGATGAGGTGGTGGCCCATACCCGCGAAATATTCTGTCTGCCGGATGCCGGCGCGGTTTCCACCGTGAAGCGGATCAAGCCGACCGTGCCGCCGGAGTGGTATATTCCTTATGAAAACACCCCCCGGGGGGTACCCCCCATGGCGTCGTTTGGCGATGGCTACCGGTATCATGTGACCGGACTGGTTCATGACGTACGAGGATACCCGACGCTTCAGAAAGATGAAATAACGGCGCTGCATGAGCGGCTGCATCGAAAAATCTATCAGCATTTCAAAGAGATTCAGATCGTAAAGGAATTTAACACAGAAGATGCGGATATCTGCCTTATCGCCTACGGCTCTGTGGCACGCTCCTGCCTGCAGGCCGTAAAGTCCGCCCGCGGCAAAGGAATAAAGGTCGGGCTTCTTCAGCTGGTGACCCTGTTTCCGTTTCCCAGAAATGATGTGGAAAAAATACTCCGCCAGTCAAAAGCCGTGATTGTTCCCGAAATGAATCTCGGGCAGATCTCACGGGAGGTCAAACGGGTGAATACGAATCTGTCTAAAGTGGTCAAACTCAACCGGTACGATGGCTCGTTGATCACACCGGATGAGATATTAAAGAAAATTCGTGAGGTAGCCTGA
- a CDS encoding 4Fe-4S binding protein — protein sequence MKPSDQTPASKRKYRIEIYKDWCKRCGICIEFCPTRVLEPDETGHPRVKNPDACIGCRQCEIRCPDFAIEVQDEE from the coding sequence GTGAAACCATCGGATCAGACGCCAGCGTCCAAACGCAAATACAGAATTGAGATTTATAAAGACTGGTGCAAGCGATGCGGCATCTGCATCGAGTTTTGCCCGACCCGTGTACTGGAGCCGGATGAAACCGGCCATCCGCGTGTCAAAAATCCCGATGCCTGCATCGGATGCCGGCAGTGTGAAATCCGTTGCCCGGATTTTGCCATTGAAGTTCAGGATGAGGAGTAG
- the hemW gene encoding radical SAM family heme chaperone HemW codes for MCVKKYEPAGIYIHIPFCIRKCPYCDFYSVTDLSLQDAFVRALKQEFFLNRQPDRVFDTVYLGGGTPSTLPPDAVGQLLESAHHAFCITKDAEITIEVNPGTVNEKKLTDLRSAGINRLNIGVQSFQDENLKFLGRIHSAGDASRIIRQAREAGFENVGLDLIYGLPDQSDSSWRSDLRRAMELEPEHLSCYMLTYESGTPLDISRKKGIVHPLSEGRSATLFETTMEVADAGGYEHYEISNYARFPAARSRHNQKYWAFVPYLGFGPAAHSYMDARRYWNHRNISDYLSDLGRGKRPVGGEEQLNREQQIMETLYLGLRKTEGIDIPSFDRNYGVCFNQLYGKVIAQLKELGCIEIDASRCRLTRKGMLFLDSIAAMLI; via the coding sequence ATGTGTGTGAAAAAATATGAGCCTGCCGGGATTTACATTCATATCCCCTTTTGTATCAGAAAATGTCCGTACTGCGATTTTTATTCAGTGACCGACCTTTCCCTTCAGGATGCGTTTGTCCGGGCGCTGAAACAAGAATTTTTTTTGAACCGTCAACCGGACAGGGTCTTTGATACCGTGTACCTGGGAGGGGGAACCCCTTCGACCTTGCCCCCTGACGCTGTCGGCCAGCTGCTGGAATCTGCGCACCATGCGTTCTGCATAACAAAAGATGCCGAAATCACAATTGAAGTCAACCCGGGCACGGTCAATGAAAAAAAACTCACCGATCTGCGAAGCGCCGGGATTAATCGCCTCAATATCGGGGTGCAGTCGTTTCAGGACGAAAACCTGAAATTTTTAGGCCGCATCCATTCGGCAGGCGATGCCAGCCGCATTATCCGTCAGGCCAGAGAGGCCGGGTTTGAAAACGTGGGACTGGATCTGATTTATGGCCTGCCGGATCAAAGCGATTCATCATGGCGGTCGGATTTACGTCGGGCCATGGAACTTGAGCCCGAGCACCTGTCCTGTTATATGCTCACCTATGAATCCGGTACGCCATTGGATATTTCCAGAAAAAAGGGAATAGTTCATCCGCTGTCCGAAGGGCGAAGCGCAACCCTCTTTGAAACCACCATGGAGGTGGCGGACGCCGGCGGATACGAGCATTACGAAATCTCCAACTATGCCCGGTTTCCGGCTGCCAGATCCCGGCATAACCAGAAATACTGGGCGTTTGTCCCTTATCTGGGATTCGGCCCGGCGGCTCATTCCTATATGGATGCCAGACGGTATTGGAACCACAGAAATATTTCGGATTATCTGTCAGATCTTGGCCGGGGAAAACGGCCGGTTGGGGGTGAAGAGCAGCTGAACAGAGAACAGCAGATCATGGAGACGCTGTATCTGGGGCTCAGAAAAACCGAGGGAATCGACATTCCATCGTTTGACCGGAATTATGGCGTTTGTTTCAACCAGCTGTACGGAAAGGTCATCGCGCAGCTGAAGGAGCTCGGCTGTATCGAGATTGACGCATCCCGGTGCCGCCTGACCCGAAAGGGGATGCTGTTTCTGGACAGCATCGCTGCCATGTTGATTTAG
- a CDS encoding DUF2333 family protein has protein sequence MKGFRSFATIRVIVSLLISGLVLWGSYKGMEAVEKRAAIAKREALQTRNIAEKKAIPVTNGKYTDISENFIPEESLTDKPKGWVFARSIIIPMAYELDERFLGWRPNDIFGLSDNRANFQEGVLEVTRKTVAILKEKITYTDETQEYDAHLAQALDGLMIDPKRYWFPAPESRYRDALDALNGFMKKLENKELIFDAGSRNLLLLLDTFEELISACDENLVKAMEDGNVPVRQSRADDYFYYAKGISSAMGTILEGIRTDFNVTLALRANRELLQKAIDACHRAADISPMVVTESSLNGVLANHRANMAAPVSQARYYISKLVKAFS, from the coding sequence ATGAAAGGTTTCAGAAGCTTTGCAACCATTCGAGTCATTGTCAGTCTGCTGATTTCAGGTCTGGTTCTCTGGGGATCCTACAAGGGCATGGAGGCAGTGGAAAAACGTGCGGCAATCGCAAAACGGGAGGCGCTTCAAACCCGAAATATCGCGGAAAAGAAAGCTATCCCGGTTACCAATGGAAAATATACGGATATTTCAGAAAATTTTATTCCCGAAGAAAGTCTTACAGACAAACCCAAAGGCTGGGTTTTTGCGCGATCCATCATCATTCCCATGGCATATGAGCTGGATGAGCGGTTTCTCGGATGGCGGCCCAATGATATTTTCGGGCTTTCCGATAACCGGGCAAATTTCCAGGAAGGCGTTCTGGAGGTAACACGTAAAACGGTTGCCATTCTCAAGGAAAAAATTACCTATACGGACGAAACCCAGGAATATGACGCCCACCTGGCCCAGGCTCTGGATGGCTTGATGATTGATCCGAAACGCTACTGGTTTCCGGCTCCGGAGTCCAGATACCGGGATGCTCTGGATGCGCTCAACGGGTTCATGAAAAAACTCGAAAACAAAGAACTCATATTTGATGCGGGTTCCAGAAATCTGCTGCTGCTGCTGGATACGTTTGAAGAGCTGATTTCGGCCTGTGACGAGAATCTGGTCAAAGCCATGGAGGACGGCAATGTCCCGGTCCGGCAATCCAGAGCGGATGACTATTTTTATTATGCAAAGGGCATTTCAAGCGCCATGGGAACGATTCTGGAAGGCATCCGGACGGATTTTAATGTGACACTGGCCCTGCGGGCCAACCGGGAACTGCTTCAGAAAGCCATTGACGCCTGCCACCGGGCCGCGGATATCTCCCCCATGGTCGTTACCGAGAGCAGCCTGAACGGGGTGCTGGCCAATCATCGGGCCAATATGGCGGCTCCTGTCAGCCAGGCCCGGTATTATATCAGCAAGCTGGTCAAGGCCTTTTCCTGA
- the selB gene encoding selenocysteine-specific translation elongation factor, which translates to MKEIILGTAGHIDHGKTSLIKAATGIDTDRLKEEKLRGITIELGFASMALPSGQHLGIVDVPGHEKFVKNMVAGATGIDIVAMVIAADEGVMPQTREHMEICSLLGIKYGLVVLTKVDMVDEEWQELVTEDVREFAQGTFLENAPIIPVSSATGQGIDEFKQVLEDICKQIPERYSSGIFRLPVDRVFTIKGFGTVITGTLISGKVDVGDTVMIYPSGITSKVRGVQVHNQNIGEAKNGMRTAINFQGLEKASINRGDVVSSSDILIPSYMLDVSLNYLKSNKKPMKNRTRIRLHTGTSEILGIVALLDREELAPGDTAVVQLRLDSPVTVVKDDRFVIRSYSPVHTVGGGRILNPIPRKHKRFKAEIIQGIEHLGEATPSEIISWHARESGYQGVSFKHFRLMTNLPEKPLNNEIQALLSDKVLIQTDKENQVYIHQSGFESAKGHIIDFLTSYHRNNPLKGGMPKEELKSKFPSLLSPKSFNLVINKMVKGAEIVLEEENVRLASHVISLAIDQEDIRKKIVDIYSRDGLTPPYFKDLAESLSVDAARARDVLMLLVSERMIVKAKEDLYFHAAAVEDLKARVVDFLTTHGEMTTPQFKEIAGISRKYLIPLIEYFDSLNVTIRVGDSRKLRGR; encoded by the coding sequence TTGAAAGAGATAATCCTCGGCACCGCAGGACATATCGATCACGGGAAAACCAGCCTGATCAAAGCGGCCACGGGAATTGATACCGACCGGTTAAAGGAGGAAAAACTTCGCGGAATCACCATAGAACTCGGTTTTGCGTCAATGGCGCTTCCGAGCGGTCAGCACCTCGGCATTGTCGATGTGCCGGGCCACGAGAAATTTGTCAAGAATATGGTGGCAGGGGCTACCGGCATTGATATCGTGGCCATGGTCATAGCCGCGGATGAGGGCGTGATGCCTCAGACCCGGGAGCACATGGAAATCTGCAGTTTGCTGGGCATCAAATACGGGCTGGTCGTTCTCACCAAAGTCGATATGGTGGATGAGGAGTGGCAGGAGCTGGTAACCGAGGATGTCCGTGAATTTGCTCAGGGAACATTTCTGGAAAATGCGCCGATTATCCCCGTCTCCTCAGCAACCGGCCAGGGTATCGATGAATTCAAACAGGTCCTTGAAGATATCTGTAAACAAATTCCCGAACGCTATTCAAGCGGGATTTTCCGTCTTCCGGTCGATCGGGTATTTACCATCAAGGGATTCGGCACCGTTATTACCGGTACCCTGATTTCCGGCAAAGTCGATGTGGGCGATACGGTCATGATCTATCCGTCCGGCATCACATCAAAGGTCCGGGGGGTTCAGGTTCATAATCAGAATATTGGTGAAGCAAAAAACGGGATGCGGACCGCCATCAACTTTCAGGGGCTTGAAAAAGCCTCCATCAACCGGGGGGACGTGGTCTCCAGTTCCGATATCCTGATTCCGAGTTACATGCTCGATGTGTCCCTGAATTATTTGAAAAGCAACAAAAAACCCATGAAGAATCGGACCCGCATCCGGCTGCATACCGGGACCAGTGAAATTCTTGGCATCGTCGCACTGCTGGATCGTGAGGAACTGGCTCCGGGCGATACGGCTGTTGTTCAGCTCAGATTAGATTCTCCGGTGACGGTGGTAAAAGATGACCGGTTTGTCATCCGGAGCTATTCACCGGTACATACGGTCGGAGGCGGTCGGATTCTCAACCCCATCCCCCGGAAACATAAACGGTTTAAAGCGGAAATTATCCAGGGCATCGAGCACCTTGGCGAGGCAACCCCGTCTGAAATAATTTCCTGGCATGCCCGTGAGTCCGGATATCAGGGGGTTTCGTTCAAACATTTCCGGTTGATGACCAATTTGCCCGAGAAGCCGTTGAACAATGAGATTCAGGCGTTATTGTCCGATAAGGTGCTGATTCAGACCGATAAGGAAAATCAGGTCTATATCCATCAATCCGGGTTTGAATCGGCTAAAGGCCATATCATCGATTTTCTGACATCCTATCACCGCAATAATCCGTTAAAGGGCGGAATGCCGAAAGAGGAACTCAAGTCCAAGTTTCCCTCTTTACTGTCGCCAAAATCATTCAACCTGGTGATCAATAAGATGGTAAAGGGGGCAGAGATCGTCCTGGAAGAAGAGAATGTCCGTCTGGCCAGCCATGTCATATCGCTGGCAATCGATCAGGAGGATATTCGGAAAAAAATTGTGGATATTTATAGCCGGGACGGTCTGACTCCGCCGTATTTCAAAGATCTTGCCGAGTCATTGAGTGTGGATGCGGCCCGGGCCAGGGATGTGCTCATGCTGCTGGTGAGTGAACGGATGATCGTGAAAGCCAAGGAAGATCTGTATTTTCATGCTGCAGCCGTGGAAGATCTTAAAGCCAGAGTGGTCGATTTTCTCACGACCCATGGCGAGATGACCACTCCTCAGTTCAAGGAAATTGCCGGAATTTCACGGAAATATCTAATTCCGCTGATTGAGTATTTCGACTCGCTGAATGTAACGATTCGTGTCGGTGACAGTCGAAAACTCAGAGGCCGGTGA